CCCAGACATTCCGCCAGTAGCCGGCATTGGAATTGAGCGGCGGCGCGATTACGACTTCGGTATTGCTGGATGAAACGGCCGGCACGTCAGTCACATCGCCCCCCAATTTATCGACGAATACGCGGATCGATGATCGCCTGCGCGATATCGACCAGCAGGTTGAGAACGACGAAGAAGAATGCCAGCACCAGAATCGTCCCCTGCAGAACGGGGATGTCGCGCCGGAAGATCGCAAGGTTGAGCAGGTTGCCCGAACCGGGCCAGTTGAACACCGTCTCGATCAGGATCGACCCGCCGAGCAGATAGCCGAACTGCAATCCCATCACGGCGAGAACGGGAGGCGCTGCATTCTTGATGATATGCAGCAGAATGCGGCGCGGTCTCAGTCCCTTGGCTTCAAGCGCACCGACGAACTCCTGGCTGCGGATATCGAGCACCGTCGCGCGAACGAGACGGGCGACGACGCCCATCGGTATCAACGATAGAGTTACGACCGGGAGAAGCAGATGGACAAGAAGATCGAAGCCGCCGTCCCCCATGCCCTGCGCTGGTAGCGCGTTGAGCGTCACCGAGAAGATCACCACGAGAATGATCCCGAACCAATAATGTGGAAGGCTGACGCCGGCGATCGCCATCGCCGAAAAGAGTTTATCGAGCCACGTTGCGCTGTTGAAGGCGGCAAGCAGGCCCAGCAAGATTCCCGCCGAGAACCCGAGCACGGCGGCGGGCATCGCAAGCAACATTGTGTTCGAGAGCGCCCGCACGATCTCGCTCGCCACAGGCTGACCGGAAAAGATCGAAACACCGAGATCGCCGCCGAGCGCACGCAAGAGCCAGACGGCATACTGAATATAGAGCGGCTTATCGAAGCCGAGTTCCTGCTTCATCCGGGCGATCACCTCCGGTGATGCTTCCGGCGGCAGCAGCAGATCGATCGGATGCCCCGGCACGAGATGGACGAGGCCGAACACGACAAGCGAGACGCCGAGCAGGATCGGCACAGCTTGAAACAGGCGACGGACTGCAAACAGAAACATCAGCATCCAACTCCGGCATTGTTACGATTGGATACTTGCAAGCGCTGTGCCAGCAGAAACGGCCCGTCAAACGCGTGGCACGATCTCATGGATGCATAAATTGTATCCAACGCGCCGATCCTTCAGCATTTGCATTTTCGATGGCGCACGAATTGCAAGGACTGCCTGCGTTACCAACCGTAACGGAGACAACCATGCACAAAATCAACATTCCGACTTACGTGGACGAACGAAGCCTGCAGCGGCGTGGACGCATCAAGATCTTCGACAGTATCGATCCAAGTCGCACCGCTCATATCATTGTCGATCTGCAGAACGGCTTCATGGCCCCCGGCCAGCCTTCCGAGATCGTCACCGCACGCGAGATCGTTCCCAACGTCAACAGCATCAGTGCTGCGTGTCGGGCAAACGGTGCCCTCAATGTGTTCCTTCAGCACACGATCGATGCAACGGCGCATCAAACGTGGCCAATCTGGTTTGACTACTTCTCGAATGCCGAGCGACGGCAGCGCATGGACGATGCATTCGCGGAAGGCAGCTTCGGACATCAGCTTTGGCCAGGGCTTGAGGTGACTGATGCCGACCTCAAGGTGAAGAAGTCCCGCTTCGGTGCATTTGTCGAGGGATCGTCGAACCTGCATGCGATCCTTCAGGAACGCGGGATCGACACGTTGATCATCACCGGAAC
The sequence above is drawn from the Afipia sp. P52-10 genome and encodes:
- a CDS encoding ABC transporter permease; translation: MFLFAVRRLFQAVPILLGVSLVVFGLVHLVPGHPIDLLLPPEASPEVIARMKQELGFDKPLYIQYAVWLLRALGGDLGVSIFSGQPVASEIVRALSNTMLLAMPAAVLGFSAGILLGLLAAFNSATWLDKLFSAMAIAGVSLPHYWFGIILVVIFSVTLNALPAQGMGDGGFDLLVHLLLPVVTLSLIPMGVVARLVRATVLDIRSQEFVGALEAKGLRPRRILLHIIKNAAPPVLAVMGLQFGYLLGGSILIETVFNWPGSGNLLNLAIFRRDIPVLQGTILVLAFFFVVLNLLVDIAQAIIDPRIRR
- a CDS encoding cysteine hydrolase family protein — translated: MHKINIPTYVDERSLQRRGRIKIFDSIDPSRTAHIIVDLQNGFMAPGQPSEIVTAREIVPNVNSISAACRANGALNVFLQHTIDATAHQTWPIWFDYFSNAERRQRMDDAFAEGSFGHQLWPGLEVTDADLKVKKSRFGAFVEGSSNLHAILQERGIDTLIITGTATNVCCESTARDAMMMNYKVIFVADGCATHTDAEHNGTLGNMRSIFADVRTAAEVVGLLDQKNVTQAAE